DNA sequence from the Xenopus tropicalis strain Nigerian chromosome 4, UCB_Xtro_10.0, whole genome shotgun sequence genome:
gtaaCTGTCTGTATATAATGTATCACTGTGACTTTACCTAATCATTTGCTTGCGTTTAGAGGTATCATGGCTGCTTGGCCAATCAGAAGATGAGCCAACAGGAAGTGGCGCACACGGGCAGGTTTCACGGCAGGAAGTTTGCCCACGGGGGGGCTGCGCAGGTGAGTGTGAATCTTCCTGTAATACaggggggggcagaacagcatTGCGCATTCACccagggccaccattagaaactttggggccccgcaccccattatttactgtatatggggccccccatgaacacaagtgagCAGTAGCAACATTCTGGCCCCGCCCCTTGTGTGCGCAATAGAAATCACTCATGTGACCCTATAATGAGCCCTTACTATGAATAATCAatgagctaataagtcagtttattggggggcagtggggttcgTCCCTCCTTGCCATTGGCTGCCGTAAGTTTCTGGGCAGTCCCTGCGGAAGTTACGTCAATTGCGTAAGTTTTAGCGTAACTCCCTGCACTCACCCTATGGGAGTGCTCACTTATACCTCTTTATTCTGCAGCGAGTGAGAGTGCGGCCCTGCTCCCCCGTCAGCGCTCAGGGGGGACCCCGAGATATCGCTATTGAAGTGGCCCCGGGCACTTACAGAGTCACGGCGGGCTTACACAGGGCACGGGAACAGACTCACGTGGTGAACATTTGCCCCGGGCAAAGTGTGGATATAACATTCGACTTGTGATGCCCCCCCCCACAGACTCTCCACATTCCCACCTCTGCTGGTCGGAGGAGTATGGACAGGGACTCCCTTGGATTCATGGCCGCTCTGAACTCTACAGTCACGTGACTATGAATTTCTGCTCTGAAAACTGCACTTTATTAATTATTTCCTCGTGTTTTAATGTGATGATGTTTGTTGCTCCTCCCCCCGGGAGCTGACAATCGGCCCTGTATTTATTATAGGAGGTGTATCGTCATTGTGTTGCTGCTCAGAGTGGGAGGAAGGAGCTGAGCAGACGAGCAGCAGGAGACCCTTCCTCCATCACTGTTTGaatgttaaagggcaactaatccTGCACCTATTATGTTGGAGCCTCCCGTCACATGGTGAGAGTGCTGGGCACTGAGAGTTCCACTATGGGAGTCTttaggaattctgggagttgtagtttacagcAGCTGGGTTGCGACAGTGTGACAGCCAtgagtattattatatatagcggTGCCCCTCCCTGCTGCGCAGTAACACTGACGGCTCCGCCCCCATTATTTAAAGGCACATTGATCTTTTTATAactattatatttaataaagattttATTCATTCTTGATATTTGATTTTGTTGGTTCCTGGAGGGGCCCCTGTATCTGATAAACACACAGCCAATCCCTCGGCACTGCTACTGTTTGTATatctgccccactgtctcca
Encoded proteins:
- the akip1 gene encoding A-kinase-interacting protein 1, whose translation is MDCRYRRMEDSLKRSAELGRDLLERMRSREVGWACSGGLQEAELTEAVDDGANLEEAFAVMADFMRRTTEQCARYHGCLANQKMSQQEVAHTGRFHGRKFAHGGAAQRVRVRPCSPVSAQGGPRDIAIEVAPGTYRVTAGLHRAREQTHVVNICPGQSVDITFDL